From a region of the Acanthochromis polyacanthus isolate Apoly-LR-REF ecotype Palm Island chromosome 3, KAUST_Apoly_ChrSc, whole genome shotgun sequence genome:
- the LOC127533120 gene encoding uncharacterized protein LOC127533120, translating to MYQSLKPDDTHMYQSLKLDDTRIYPSLKPFNTRIYPSLKPFNTHIYPSLKPFNTRIYQSLKPDDPRINPSLKPFNTRIYPSLKPFNTRIYPSLKLDDTRIYQSLKPDDTHMYQSLKPDDTHMYQSLKPDDTRIYPSLKPFNTRIYQSLKPDDPRINPSLKPFNTRIYPSLKLDDTRIYQSLKPVDTHMYQSLKPDDTHMYQSLKPDDTHIYPSLKPDDTHIYPSLKPDDTHIYPSLKSDDTHIYPSLKPDNTHIYPSLKLDDTHIYPSLKPDDTHIYPSLKPDDTHIYPSLKLDDTHIYPSLKSDDTHIYPSLKPDNTHIYPSLKLDDTHIYPSLKPDDTHIYPSLKPDDTHIYPSLKLDDTHIYPSLKPDDTHIYPSLKLDDTHIYQSLKLDDTHIYRH from the coding sequence ATGTACCAGTCACTAAAGCCAGATGACACCCATATGTACCAGTCACTAAAGCTCGATGACACCCGTATATACCCGTCACTAAAGCCCTTTAACACCCGTATATACCCGTCACTAAAGCCCTTTAACACCCATATATACCCGTCACTAAAGCCCTTTAACACCCGTATATACCAGTCACTAAAGCCAGATGACCCCCGTATTAACCCATCACTAAAGCCCTTTAACACCCGTATATACCCGTCACTAAAGCCCTTTAACACCCGTATATACCCGTCACTAAAGCTCGATGACACCCGTATATACCAGTCACTAAAGCCCGATGACACCCATATGTACCAGTCACTAAAGCCCGATGACACCCATATGTACCAGTCACTAAAGCCAGATGACACCCGTATATACCCGTCACTAAAGCCCTTTAACACCCGTATATACCAGTCACTAAAGCCAGATGACCCCCGTATTAACCCGTCACTAAAGCCCTTTAACACCCGTATATACCCGTCACTAAAGCTCGATGACACCCGTATATACCAGTCACTAAAGCCCGTTGACACCCATATGTACCAGTCACTAAAGCCCGATGACACCCATATGTACCAGTCACTAAAGCCTGATGACACCCATATATACCCGTCACTAAAGCCCGATGACACCCATATATACCCGTCACTAAAGCCTGATGACACCCATATATACCCGTCACTAAAGTCTGATGACACCCATATATACCCGTCACTAAAGCCCGATAACACCCATATATACCCGTCACTAAAGCTCGATGACACCCATATATACCCGTCACTAAAGCCTGATGACACCCATATATACCCGTCACTAAAGCCCGATGACACCCATATATACCCGTCACTAAAGCTCGATGACACCCATATATACCCGTCACTAAAGTCTGATGACACCCATATATACCCGTCACTAAAGCCCGATAACACCCATATATACCCGTCACTAAAGCTCGATGACACCCATATATACCCGTCACTAAAGCCTGATGACACCCATATATACCCGTCACTAAAGCCCGATGACACCCATATATACCCGTCACTAAAGCTCGATGACACCCATATATACCCGTCACTAAAGCCCGATGACACCCATATATACCCGTCACTAAAGCTCGATGACACCCACATATACCAGTCACTAAAGCTCGATGACACCCATATATACCGTCACTAA